A window of the Nisaea acidiphila genome harbors these coding sequences:
- a CDS encoding amidohydrolase family protein — protein sequence MTLAAAIDCHMHIFGSAEAYPFDPERRYAPAPAEAERYWTSLAGTPVCRAVIVQPSVYGTDNSCLLDALASMSGRARGVAVLQPEDLDDAVLAGLHASGVRGLRLNTLSNPTGGRPLEETLVEIDAALAGSGWHIQVFCAPRDFDFLTKQQQNLSGALVLDHFGFLPPDSRESERAALLRLVGEGAWIKLSGTDRLTRGNDAAWFADLANEIAEVASDRILWGSDWPHTPLHTDPLPDPAESVPSRDVDTGGLFHAAKTWFPDAGIARKCFLENPAWLYDFPI from the coding sequence ATGACGCTGGCGGCCGCAATCGATTGCCACATGCATATTTTCGGCTCGGCGGAAGCCTATCCTTTCGATCCAGAGCGGCGCTATGCGCCCGCCCCGGCCGAGGCCGAACGCTATTGGACAAGTCTCGCGGGAACGCCTGTCTGTCGCGCGGTGATCGTGCAGCCAAGTGTTTACGGTACCGACAATTCCTGCCTGCTCGATGCGCTCGCGAGTATGTCGGGAAGAGCCAGGGGAGTTGCCGTCCTCCAGCCGGAAGACCTGGATGATGCGGTGCTCGCAGGCTTGCACGCCTCCGGCGTCAGGGGCCTGCGGCTGAATACCCTGTCCAACCCTACCGGAGGGCGGCCGCTTGAAGAAACATTGGTGGAGATCGACGCCGCGCTCGCCGGGAGCGGGTGGCACATTCAGGTGTTCTGCGCGCCGCGGGACTTCGATTTCCTGACGAAGCAGCAGCAAAACCTATCCGGCGCGCTCGTTTTGGATCATTTCGGATTTCTCCCGCCGGACTCGCGGGAATCCGAGAGGGCAGCTCTACTGAGGTTGGTCGGCGAGGGCGCCTGGATCAAGCTCTCGGGGACCGACCGGTTGACGCGCGGAAACGACGCGGCCTGGTTCGCCGACCTCGCGAACGAGATTGCGGAGGTGGCATCCGACAGAATTCTCTGGGGCAGCGACTGGCCGCACACGCCGCTGCATACGGACCCTCTTCCCGATCCGGCCGAATCCGTACCCTCACGCGATGTCGACACAGGCGGGTTGTTTCATGCGGCGAAAACCTGGTTTCCGGACGCTGGAATCGCCCGCAAATGCTTCCTGGAGAATCCCGCCTGGCTCTATGACTTTCCGATCTGA
- a CDS encoding enoyl-CoA hydratase encodes MTDKILTSQDGNIARIVFNQPEKRNAVSLEMWEAVEQALDTYKEDDSVRVLILSGAGGKAFVSGADISKFESERASAEGVAHYNATTKRVYDKVAGFPKPVIAQINGFCVGGGVALAVCCDLRICGEGSQFAVPAAKLGLGYPYEGLRRLTGVVGPSFAKEIFYTARRFSSSEAYDMGLANRVVPDAEVESYCTEYAETIAGNAPLTVNSVKAIVNEVMKDESARDLEMCAQLVTDCFASEDYIEGRRAFMEKRKPNFTGK; translated from the coding sequence ATGACCGACAAGATCCTGACCAGCCAGGACGGGAACATCGCCCGCATCGTCTTCAATCAGCCGGAAAAGCGCAATGCGGTGTCTCTGGAAATGTGGGAAGCCGTCGAACAGGCCCTCGACACTTATAAAGAGGACGACAGCGTTCGCGTGCTGATCCTCTCCGGCGCGGGCGGCAAGGCTTTCGTCTCTGGCGCCGATATCTCGAAATTCGAATCCGAACGGGCCAGCGCCGAGGGCGTGGCGCATTACAATGCGACGACCAAGCGGGTCTATGACAAGGTCGCCGGCTTCCCGAAGCCAGTGATCGCGCAGATCAACGGATTCTGCGTCGGTGGCGGCGTGGCACTCGCGGTTTGCTGCGACCTGCGCATCTGCGGGGAAGGCTCCCAGTTTGCGGTCCCCGCCGCCAAACTAGGCCTCGGCTATCCCTATGAGGGACTGCGGCGGCTGACCGGCGTGGTCGGCCCGAGCTTCGCCAAGGAAATCTTCTATACCGCGCGGCGATTCAGTTCCTCGGAGGCCTATGACATGGGCCTTGCAAATCGCGTCGTTCCCGACGCCGAGGTCGAGTCCTATTGCACCGAGTATGCGGAAACCATCGCCGGCAATGCGCCGCTGACCGTCAATTCGGTCAAGGCGATCGTCAACGAGGTGATGAAGGACGAAAGCGCGCGCGATCTCGAAATGTGCGCGCAGCTCGTCACCGATTGCTTCGCGAGCGAGGATTACATCGAAGGCCGCCGGGCCTTCATGGAAAAGCGCAAGCCGAACTTCACCGGCAAGTAA
- a CDS encoding PaaI family thioesterase — protein MDETRARARFESALADYRQEFETFFLARLLDLGFEYEEELCRVRFPVEEFLFNPQGSLHGGAIATVMDISMGHLLKHMTGTGGATLEMKVQYLRPLTSGTACCEGRVLRRGRSLCFLESRLFDENGKLAAVATSTWKLPSAG, from the coding sequence ATGGACGAGACCCGCGCCCGGGCCCGCTTTGAAAGCGCGCTTGCCGATTATCGGCAGGAATTCGAGACCTTTTTCCTCGCCCGCCTGCTCGACCTCGGCTTCGAGTATGAGGAGGAACTTTGCAGAGTCCGGTTTCCCGTCGAGGAATTCCTCTTCAATCCCCAGGGCAGTCTCCACGGCGGCGCGATCGCGACCGTTATGGATATTTCCATGGGACATCTCCTGAAACACATGACCGGGACGGGTGGCGCGACTCTGGAGATGAAGGTGCAGTATCTGCGCCCCCTCACCTCCGGAACGGCCTGTTGCGAAGGCCGTGTGCTCCGGCGCGGACGCTCGCTCTGCTTTCTTGAGTCCCGGCTTTTCGACGAGAACGGCAAGCTTGCGGCTGTCGCAACGTCGACATGGAAGCTGCCCTCCGCCGGTTAG
- a CDS encoding PAS domain-containing protein: MDSVIAEDRKGAPGKVSDFLEEPQSLELFDYWCSKRAGRVLPSRQDIDPSEIRSLLTKIYLVDFEEPDVFRYRLAGTEIAETFGHGNLKGQTLGDLLSEQGRKFVTGRWRPVVKQELVVCMKGQVYNSVNRFAFGERILLPLADRDGGPATGLLGMTFSRWVDRIGPVERRNSDMATFRAADIP, translated from the coding sequence ATGGATTCCGTGATAGCGGAAGATCGGAAGGGAGCACCGGGCAAGGTCTCGGACTTTCTGGAGGAACCGCAGTCTCTGGAGCTGTTCGACTATTGGTGCAGCAAACGCGCTGGCCGCGTCTTGCCGAGCCGTCAGGATATCGACCCAAGCGAGATCAGGTCATTGCTCACGAAGATCTATCTGGTCGATTTCGAAGAGCCGGATGTCTTTCGCTATCGTCTTGCGGGAACCGAGATCGCGGAGACCTTCGGGCACGGCAATCTCAAGGGCCAGACGTTGGGGGATCTGCTCTCGGAACAGGGACGGAAGTTCGTGACCGGCCGCTGGCGACCTGTCGTGAAGCAGGAGCTCGTCGTTTGCATGAAAGGCCAAGTCTACAATTCCGTGAACCGCTTCGCTTTCGGCGAGCGGATCCTTCTGCCGCTTGCCGACAGGGACGGCGGGCCTGCCACGGGATTGCTCGGTATGACCTTTTCAAGGTGGGTCGACCGGATCGGCCCCGTGGAGCGCCGGAACTCGGACATGGCAACTTTTCGGGCGGCCGATATTCCCTAG
- a CDS encoding alpha/beta fold hydrolase, which translates to MLEGFKTQTITVADTEIFVRTAGTGYPVLLIHGFPQTGACWHRIAPTLAERFSVVVPDLRGYGASGKPAPSHDHAPHSKRAMARDLVEVMAALGHERFAVVGHDRGARVGFRLTMDHPERVSRFCSLDVIPTLEMWEKLDLAGAVGGFHWSFLAQPAPVPETLIGADPDFFYGYLMRKWAAPEFLFDPHAMGAYLEAMRDPAVIAGTCEDYRAGAGIDVAHDRDDREAGRKLACPLLFLYGGVRGFGGPGGPADPLDTWRNWCDGEVTGGAVPCGHFLPEEAPGTVLEQLLPFLMDDT; encoded by the coding sequence ATGCTTGAAGGCTTCAAGACGCAAACGATCACGGTAGCGGATACGGAGATTTTCGTCCGCACGGCGGGAACCGGTTATCCGGTGCTCCTTATTCACGGTTTCCCGCAGACCGGGGCCTGTTGGCACAGGATCGCACCGACGCTCGCCGAACGCTTCAGCGTCGTTGTGCCGGATCTGCGCGGCTATGGCGCCAGCGGAAAACCCGCCCCGTCCCACGACCACGCTCCCCACAGCAAGCGGGCGATGGCGCGGGACCTGGTCGAGGTGATGGCTGCGCTCGGTCACGAGCGGTTCGCGGTCGTCGGTCACGACCGTGGCGCACGGGTCGGTTTCCGCCTGACGATGGATCACCCGGAGCGGGTATCCCGGTTCTGCTCGCTCGACGTAATTCCGACGCTCGAGATGTGGGAGAAGCTCGATCTTGCCGGCGCCGTCGGTGGGTTCCACTGGTCCTTCCTTGCGCAGCCGGCGCCAGTACCGGAAACGCTGATCGGCGCCGATCCGGATTTCTTCTACGGCTATCTGATGCGCAAATGGGCGGCGCCGGAGTTCCTGTTCGATCCGCATGCGATGGGGGCCTATCTCGAAGCCATGCGGGACCCGGCTGTGATCGCGGGGACCTGCGAGGATTACAGGGCTGGCGCGGGGATAGACGTTGCGCATGACAGGGACGACCGGGAGGCCGGACGGAAGCTTGCCTGCCCATTGCTCTTTCTTTATGGAGGCGTCCGCGGTTTCGGTGGTCCCGGCGGCCCGGCCGATCCTCTCGACACGTGGCGGAACTGGTGTGACGGGGAGGTCACCGGCGGTGCGGTTCCCTGCGGGCATTTCCTTCCGGAAGAAGCGCCGGGCACGGTGCTTGAGCAGTTGCTGCCGTTTCTGATGGACGACACGTGA
- a CDS encoding alpha/beta fold hydrolase: protein MTGKLNERAALWSGGERSGRISAGGRELEAIAHGPAPGSGPTLILLHEGLGCVALWRGFPEALSTATGCGVFAYSRAGYGASEPCDLPRPLNYMTREAVDVLPEVLAASGANEIVLIGHSDGASIAALHCGIVRDPRVRGLVLMAPHFFTEEMGLKSIAEARTAYAETDLRGRLAKYHHNVDAAFRGWNDAWLDPGFESWDIRSCLDRIEVPILCLQGAEDQYGTEAQVRIVADRVEGLVETVLIPDCRHAPHLEAPEITVRKIAGFIAALARDGGKDGE, encoded by the coding sequence ATGACCGGCAAACTGAATGAGAGGGCCGCTCTTTGGTCCGGCGGGGAGCGCAGCGGGCGGATTTCGGCCGGCGGCCGTGAACTCGAAGCCATTGCGCATGGACCCGCGCCGGGGAGCGGACCAACCCTGATTCTGCTGCATGAAGGCCTCGGCTGCGTGGCGCTCTGGAGAGGCTTTCCTGAAGCGCTTTCCACTGCGACCGGATGCGGGGTGTTTGCCTATTCGCGCGCCGGGTACGGAGCGTCGGAGCCCTGCGACTTGCCGAGGCCGCTGAACTATATGACACGGGAAGCGGTCGATGTGCTGCCGGAGGTGCTCGCGGCGTCGGGTGCGAACGAGATCGTTCTGATCGGACATAGCGACGGAGCTTCGATCGCCGCACTCCATTGCGGGATAGTGCGCGATCCGCGCGTGCGGGGGCTCGTTCTCATGGCGCCGCATTTCTTTACCGAGGAGATGGGGCTCAAATCGATCGCGGAGGCACGCACGGCCTATGCCGAGACGGATCTGCGGGGGCGACTTGCCAAATATCACCACAATGTCGATGCCGCCTTCCGTGGCTGGAACGATGCCTGGCTCGACCCGGGCTTCGAATCCTGGGACATCCGTTCCTGTCTCGACCGGATCGAGGTTCCGATTCTTTGTTTGCAGGGAGCGGAGGATCAGTACGGAACCGAGGCGCAGGTTCGGATTGTCGCGGATCGTGTCGAAGGACTGGTCGAGACGGTTCTAATCCCCGACTGCCGGCATGCGCCGCACCTGGAAGCGCCGGAGATCACGGTTCGAAAGATCGCAGGATTTATCGCCGCACTCGCGCGCGATGGCGGGAAAGACGGAGAATAG
- a CDS encoding isocitrate/isopropylmalate dehydrogenase family protein — protein MKSNRVYRIALFDGDGIGPEIMAPTRQLLEDVSKRIGRKLEFESLPAGAQHFARTGEALPADSIAAARDADAILLSAMGLPDIRKEDGTEITPQIDIRFALGLYAGVRPVKLFPGQPTPLADKRIFNTDFVLIRESTEGLFAHMHEGQVVDNEYATETLRITRGTSEKLFDFAFRLAARRAEKLGRPGRVTCVDKANVFRAFWFFRSIFEERAKAFQNISADCAYVDAFAMWMVQRPWEFDVVVTENMFGDILSDLGAGIMGTLGLAPSADIGDSHAVFQPCHGSAPDIAGKGLANPLAMFLSASMMLDWLAGEHEDPALAEGAQMIDAAVAAMLDEGSLLTRDLGGTAGTEELSNAVLRRTAA, from the coding sequence ATGAAAAGCAACCGCGTCTATCGTATCGCGCTGTTCGACGGGGACGGAATTGGCCCGGAGATCATGGCGCCGACGCGCCAGCTCCTAGAAGATGTGTCTAAACGGATCGGGCGCAAGCTCGAATTTGAATCTCTGCCCGCCGGAGCGCAGCATTTCGCTCGGACCGGAGAGGCGCTGCCGGCGGATTCCATCGCCGCCGCACGCGATGCGGACGCCATCCTGCTATCTGCCATGGGCCTTCCCGACATTCGAAAGGAGGACGGGACCGAGATCACTCCGCAGATAGATATCCGCTTCGCCTTGGGGCTCTATGCAGGCGTCCGTCCGGTGAAACTATTCCCCGGTCAGCCCACGCCCCTCGCCGACAAACGAATCTTCAATACCGACTTCGTGCTCATCCGCGAGTCCACCGAGGGGCTTTTCGCCCACATGCACGAGGGTCAGGTCGTGGATAACGAATACGCGACCGAGACACTCCGAATCACCCGCGGGACCAGCGAGAAGCTGTTCGATTTTGCTTTCCGTCTCGCCGCGCGGCGGGCGGAGAAACTCGGTCGTCCGGGCAGGGTCACCTGCGTCGACAAGGCCAATGTGTTCCGGGCCTTCTGGTTTTTCCGTTCGATCTTCGAGGAGCGGGCAAAGGCCTTCCAGAACATCTCAGCCGACTGCGCCTATGTCGACGCTTTCGCCATGTGGATGGTGCAACGGCCCTGGGAGTTCGACGTTGTGGTCACGGAAAACATGTTCGGCGATATCCTTTCCGACCTCGGCGCCGGGATCATGGGGACACTCGGTCTCGCCCCCTCGGCGGATATCGGCGACAGCCATGCGGTCTTCCAGCCATGCCACGGCAGCGCACCAGACATCGCGGGCAAAGGTCTCGCCAATCCGCTCGCCATGTTCCTTTCCGCATCCATGATGCTCGACTGGCTTGCCGGGGAGCACGAGGACCCCGCGCTTGCCGAAGGCGCTCAGATGATCGACGCCGCGGTCGCCGCGATGCTGGACGAAGGCTCATTGCTCACCCGCGACCTCGGCGGCACTGCCGGCACAGAGGAACTGTCGAACGCAGTCCTGCGCCGGACCGCCGCATGA
- a CDS encoding GntR family transcriptional regulator — protein sequence MTAGAKAYRAMKEMILDGRLKPSASYLETELAECIGVSRTPVREAGLRLEREGLVTVRPRRGIQVLPVSAEDMAEIYQLLSALEPLAAELAAKRGLTEAEAEAMENETARMEKALEDGDLVAWAEADDAFHALLVEASGNSRLIEATSRYRTQVHRARMATLTMRPRPQQSTEDHRALLYCLLKRDPAGAREVHFRHRQAAGNMLTELLSRHHLDNL from the coding sequence ATGACCGCCGGAGCCAAAGCCTACCGCGCCATGAAGGAGATGATCCTCGACGGCCGCCTGAAGCCGTCCGCCTCCTATCTGGAAACCGAGCTCGCCGAATGCATCGGCGTCAGCCGGACCCCGGTGCGCGAGGCCGGGCTCCGGCTCGAGCGCGAGGGGCTCGTAACGGTTCGACCGAGGCGCGGTATTCAGGTGTTGCCGGTCTCCGCGGAGGATATGGCGGAAATCTATCAATTACTGAGTGCGCTGGAACCACTCGCCGCGGAACTCGCAGCCAAACGCGGGCTCACCGAAGCCGAGGCCGAGGCCATGGAAAACGAGACCGCGCGGATGGAAAAGGCTCTCGAAGACGGCGACCTTGTCGCTTGGGCGGAGGCTGACGACGCTTTTCACGCCCTGCTCGTCGAAGCTTCGGGCAACTCACGCCTGATCGAGGCGACCAGCCGTTACAGGACGCAGGTCCACCGCGCCCGAATGGCCACATTGACCATGCGTCCACGCCCGCAACAATCGACCGAAGACCATCGTGCCCTGTTGTACTGTCTGCTCAAGCGCGATCCCGCCGGCGCCCGGGAAGTGCATTTCAGACACCGGCAGGCTGCGGGAAACATGCTCACCGAGCTCCTGTCCCGCCACCATCTCGACAATCTGTAA
- a CDS encoding glucosaminidase domain-containing protein — MGRFVLAFAAALVVLVICNAFNRTAPIMEPVDNLASRYDGRSVERVEFVAFDELAPLTRELNYTPETWLAGQIDVPRLVLLRVPERFGEVTVNEITVERKKRMFFRMVLPLVLIANEEVASERAEFLSLRDRIRESRIPHADDLKELHRFAQRYGVPVGGDVISVTKILNALERRIDIVPPSLALAQAATESAWGTSRFAIEGNALFGQWTFGRKGMVPEEQRAEKGDHKVAAFRTPLNSVRSYLKNLNTHRAYSEFRETRAALRRQGANPSGKTLAVALSRYSERGAEYVKEILEIIGANGLSILDRSKLLEGTVYELLPVWRGES, encoded by the coding sequence ATGGGTCGTTTCGTGTTGGCCTTTGCCGCCGCGCTTGTCGTGCTTGTCATTTGCAATGCGTTCAACCGCACGGCACCGATCATGGAGCCGGTCGACAATTTGGCATCGCGATATGATGGCCGGTCGGTCGAGCGGGTCGAATTTGTCGCATTCGATGAGCTGGCGCCATTGACCCGGGAGTTGAATTACACGCCCGAGACTTGGCTTGCCGGGCAGATTGACGTTCCCCGCCTGGTGCTGCTTCGAGTACCCGAGCGGTTTGGTGAAGTGACCGTGAACGAGATCACGGTCGAGCGGAAAAAGCGGATGTTCTTCCGCATGGTCTTGCCACTCGTGCTCATCGCGAATGAAGAAGTGGCGTCGGAACGCGCTGAGTTTCTGAGTCTGAGAGATCGCATTCGCGAGTCTCGAATTCCGCACGCCGATGATTTGAAAGAGTTGCATCGTTTTGCACAGAGATACGGTGTGCCGGTGGGAGGGGACGTGATTTCGGTCACCAAGATCCTGAACGCGCTGGAGCGCCGGATCGATATCGTTCCTCCGTCGCTCGCGCTCGCTCAGGCGGCGACGGAGAGCGCCTGGGGAACCTCCCGCTTTGCCATCGAAGGCAATGCCCTGTTCGGTCAATGGACTTTCGGCCGGAAGGGAATGGTGCCCGAGGAGCAGAGGGCGGAGAAAGGGGATCACAAGGTTGCTGCATTCCGCACGCCTCTTAACTCGGTGCGGAGCTATCTGAAAAATCTCAATACACACCGGGCCTATTCAGAGTTTCGCGAGACGCGTGCGGCGTTGCGGCGGCAGGGTGCGAATCCGTCCGGCAAGACCCTCGCGGTGGCCCTTTCGCGCTACTCGGAGCGCGGTGCCGAGTATGTGAAGGAGATCCTCGAGATCATCGGCGCAAACGGTCTCTCCATACTTGATCGAAGCAAGCTCCTCGAAGGCACCGTCTATGAATTGCTCCCTGTCTGGCGTGGGGAGAGCTAA
- a CDS encoding BCCT family transporter, producing MSGDTADTTTTGKLNIKLVVALVVTGGTAIWGIADTQGLADLAQRVVGFYFTSRGWFVMLTVSALLIAAIALALSPYGTIVLGRDDDKPEFSTPGWLSMLFAAGMGVGLLYWGSAEPITHYLLGIEYMDKGLAASRALFITNFHWGLHAWAIYAILGLIIAYFSFRRGYPMLLSKPIEVVFGHRRWTAAAGWLCDVLAIVAIAIGLGGSVAMGVFQVQSGIESILGMEPAGLALALPVFAVLCAVYVLPLLVPLDRGMSLMSETAMLIAGGLMIFVLLAGPTHYIMNAIVEQIGAYFGGVLQHGFETYTFFDERIGGWFQSWTLTYMVWWLAWAPFVGVFVARISRGRTIREFVIGVILAPTGFSMAWFGTFGAAGFYDILLRPTGILAVTEKDPAYTSFFLLQNLPLSTLTSIATIVAAFLFIVTSVVSAAFVLGMFSSGGDLNPSRKVKLAWGVVLGALGLVMILSGSIDAVKSIIALGAIPFVFIVLLLLVCFLKALKAERPK from the coding sequence ATGAGCGGCGATACGGCGGACACGACGACGACCGGGAAGCTCAACATCAAGCTGGTCGTAGCACTTGTCGTCACGGGCGGGACCGCGATCTGGGGCATCGCCGACACACAAGGTCTCGCGGATCTGGCTCAGCGCGTGGTCGGTTTCTATTTCACCAGCCGCGGCTGGTTCGTGATGCTGACCGTCAGCGCTTTACTGATCGCGGCAATCGCGCTCGCGCTTTCCCCGTACGGCACGATCGTCCTTGGCAGGGACGACGACAAACCTGAATTCTCGACCCCGGGCTGGCTCTCCATGCTGTTCGCGGCGGGCATGGGCGTCGGCCTGCTCTATTGGGGATCGGCCGAGCCGATCACGCACTATCTCCTCGGCATCGAATATATGGACAAGGGCCTGGCGGCGAGCCGCGCGCTCTTCATCACGAATTTCCATTGGGGCCTGCATGCCTGGGCGATCTACGCCATCCTCGGTCTGATCATCGCATACTTCAGCTTCCGGCGCGGCTATCCGATGCTGCTGAGCAAACCGATCGAGGTCGTCTTCGGACACCGGCGCTGGACCGCGGCGGCGGGCTGGCTCTGCGATGTCCTCGCGATCGTCGCGATCGCCATCGGTCTCGGCGGCTCCGTCGCCATGGGAGTCTTCCAGGTCCAGAGCGGCATCGAGAGCATTCTCGGCATGGAACCCGCCGGCCTTGCGCTTGCCCTGCCTGTCTTCGCCGTTCTCTGCGCCGTCTATGTCCTTCCACTGCTCGTCCCTCTCGACCGCGGCATGTCTCTGATGTCGGAAACAGCGATGCTCATCGCCGGCGGATTGATGATCTTCGTTCTGCTCGCCGGTCCGACCCACTACATCATGAACGCCATCGTGGAGCAGATCGGGGCCTATTTCGGCGGCGTCCTACAGCACGGTTTCGAAACCTATACGTTTTTCGACGAGCGGATCGGCGGCTGGTTTCAATCCTGGACGCTGACCTACATGGTCTGGTGGCTGGCTTGGGCCCCCTTCGTCGGAGTCTTTGTCGCCCGCATCTCCCGGGGCCGGACGATCCGGGAATTCGTGATCGGTGTGATTTTGGCCCCGACCGGGTTCTCCATGGCCTGGTTCGGCACCTTCGGCGCCGCCGGCTTTTACGACATCCTGCTTCGCCCAACCGGGATCCTCGCGGTGACGGAGAAAGATCCCGCCTATACCAGCTTCTTTCTGCTGCAGAACCTGCCGCTCTCCACGTTGACAAGCATCGCAACCATCGTGGCGGCCTTTCTGTTCATAGTGACCAGCGTGGTGAGCGCGGCCTTCGTCCTCGGCATGTTCTCCAGCGGCGGCGACCTCAATCCGAGCCGAAAAGTGAAATTGGCCTGGGGCGTCGTCCTCGGCGCGCTCGGGCTGGTAATGATCCTTTCCGGCAGCATCGACGCCGTGAAATCGATCATCGCGCTCGGCGCCATACCTTTCGTCTTTATCGTCCTGCTGCTGCTTGTCTGCTTCCTGAAAGCCCTGAAAGCGGAGCGCCCGAAATGA
- the ureG gene encoding urease accessory protein UreG, with the protein MTTGPLRVGIGGPVGSGKTALCEMLCREMSRDTDMFVITNDIYTKEDQKILTRTGAIAAERIMGVETGGCPHTAIREDASINLAAIDTMGTSFPTAELALIESGGDNLAATFSPELADLTIYVIDVAAGEKIPRKGGPGITRSDLLVINKTDLAPLVGADLGVMAEDTKRQRGDRPFVFTQLKNGRGVAEIAAFIREKGGLQSKPSAA; encoded by the coding sequence ATGACGACGGGACCGCTTCGGGTCGGGATCGGCGGGCCGGTGGGCTCCGGCAAGACGGCGCTCTGTGAGATGCTCTGCCGGGAGATGAGCCGGGACACGGACATGTTCGTGATCACCAACGATATCTACACTAAGGAGGATCAGAAGATCCTGACCCGCACCGGCGCGATCGCGGCGGAGAGGATCATGGGGGTGGAGACCGGCGGCTGCCCGCACACCGCGATCCGCGAGGACGCCTCGATCAACCTTGCGGCCATCGACACGATGGGGACGTCCTTCCCGACGGCGGAGCTGGCGCTGATCGAATCCGGCGGGGACAATCTCGCGGCCACATTCAGCCCGGAACTGGCGGACCTGACGATCTACGTCATTGACGTTGCGGCCGGCGAAAAGATCCCGCGCAAGGGCGGCCCCGGTATCACCCGCTCCGACCTTCTGGTGATCAACAAGACCGATCTCGCACCGCTGGTTGGCGCCGATCTCGGCGTCATGGCGGAGGATACCAAGCGTCAGCGCGGCGATCGCCCTTTCGTCTTCACGCAGCTGAAGAACGGCCGGGGCGTTGCCGAAATCGCCGCTTTCATTCGCGAGAAGGGCGGCCTGCAGAGCAAGCCGAGCGCAGCCTGA
- a CDS encoding urease accessory protein UreF, whose amino-acid sequence MTTTMTTVTAIPIIMAECGGIRAALRLQSWLSPSFPVGAYSYSHGIEAAIEADLVRDAATLEDWIGGLLQFGTGRNDAILLSAAWRHAAERDAAGLAELSQLALALIPTAELRLEATSQGAAFLKTVCAAWPEFEALALPPAPPLAVAYGAVTAASGIGLELAGPLFLQAFVHNLVSAAVRAVPLGQTDGQKVIAALESGVETVWRDSRGLGVEDIGSAALMAEWSSLQHEAMDGRLFRS is encoded by the coding sequence ATGACCACGACCATGACCACCGTCACGGCCATTCCCATCATCATGGCTGAGTGTGGAGGTATCCGCGCCGCGCTCCGCCTGCAGTCGTGGCTTTCCCCGTCCTTTCCGGTCGGGGCCTACAGCTACAGCCACGGGATAGAGGCGGCGATCGAGGCGGATCTGGTGCGCGACGCGGCGACGCTTGAGGACTGGATCGGAGGACTTCTCCAGTTTGGTACCGGACGGAACGACGCGATCCTGCTTTCTGCGGCCTGGCGCCATGCGGCGGAACGGGACGCGGCAGGACTGGCGGAACTCTCGCAACTCGCCCTGGCCCTGATTCCGACCGCGGAGCTCAGGCTGGAAGCGACCTCGCAGGGAGCAGCCTTCCTGAAGACAGTGTGCGCGGCCTGGCCGGAGTTCGAGGCCCTGGCTTTGCCGCCGGCCCCGCCGCTGGCCGTGGCCTATGGTGCCGTTACCGCCGCCTCGGGCATTGGGCTCGAACTCGCGGGGCCGCTGTTTCTGCAGGCCTTCGTGCATAATCTTGTCTCGGCAGCGGTGCGCGCCGTTCCTCTCGGCCAGACGGACGGGCAGAAGGTGATCGCCGCGCTCGAAAGCGGTGTCGAGACCGTCTGGCGTGACAGCCGGGGGCTCGGAGTTGAGGATATCGGCAGCGCCGCGCTGATGGCGGAGTGGAGTTCACTGCAGCACGAGGCCATGGACGGCCGGCTGTTCAGATCGTGA
- the ureE gene encoding urease accessory protein UreE → MTKDLGRAVAHAPAGSWNAAGQADQVTLAFDDRHRRRIRLDTDGGNAVLLDLPRAVALADGDGLELESGGWIRVAAAPEAVMEVKASSPHHLLRLAWHIGNRHLPAQISEGAILLRPDHVIADMLRGLGATVTETVLPFQPEGGAYDHGHAHSHDHAHDHDHDHRHGHSHHHG, encoded by the coding sequence GTGACGAAGGACCTCGGACGCGCTGTTGCGCACGCGCCGGCGGGCAGTTGGAATGCGGCCGGCCAGGCGGATCAGGTGACGCTCGCCTTCGACGATCGTCACCGGCGCCGCATCCGGCTCGATACGGACGGCGGCAATGCGGTTCTGCTCGATCTGCCGCGTGCGGTGGCGCTCGCGGACGGAGACGGACTGGAGCTGGAAAGCGGTGGCTGGATTCGTGTTGCCGCGGCGCCGGAGGCGGTGATGGAGGTGAAGGCGTCGTCGCCGCATCACCTGCTGCGGCTCGCCTGGCATATCGGCAATCGGCATTTGCCGGCGCAGATTTCAGAAGGGGCGATCCTGCTGCGCCCGGATCATGTCATCGCCGACATGCTGCGCGGGCTCGGCGCGACGGTCACGGAGACGGTTTTACCGTTTCAACCGGAAGGCGGGGCCTACGATCACGGACATGCCCATTCACACGATCACGCGCATGACCACGACCATGACCACCGTCACGGCCATTCCCATCATCATGGCTGA